The window ACAGCCATGCCCGCCCCCGGCCCCGTGCCCACCAGCGGGCCGAATGTGTCGGTCAGCGCGCCGCCGGGCATCATGGCCGGCTCCAGCACCCCATCGGCCAGATAGCCGGCCAGCAGATAACCGAGCGGGGCCAGCGAAAAACGCATCATGTTATCGACGGAAAACACCCGCCCCTGTATCTCCGGCGCGACCTTGGCTTGCCAAATGGCCTGCCGGCTGCCCCAGAGGATGGGGATAAAGACGGCCGCCGCCACCGCCGCCGCCACCCAGACCCACACGTCGCGGCCGACGGCAAACAGGAAGTCGCCCAACAGGAACGAGAGGGCCATTACCCCCAGCACGCCATGAATCTTGCGCCGCGGCCCACCCCACACGGCCATGAGCACCCCGCCGGCCACCCCCGCCGCCCCCAGCGCCCCTTCCACAAGCCCCAGGGCCACGCTGTCGCCGCCGCTGCGGGCCAGGATCATCGCCGGCATGATGCCATAATAGGTCAGCGCGGCGAAAAAGTTAGAGCCGGTAAATAGCAGCGACAGGCCCAGCAGCCCCGGCCGCCGGCGAATGTAGGCGAAACCGACGCGCATCTCGCGCCGGAAGTTCGAGCGCTCGTTGTCGGCGGTCGGGCGAATCCCGGGAACGGCCACAATCGTCAGCGTGACCACGGCCACCAAAAACGTCGCCACGTCGATGAGCAAGATGCCGGGCACGCCAATCCAGGGGATGAGCAGGCCGGCCAGGAAGGGGGCAAAGACCCGCGCGCCATCGTCGGCCAGGGAGCGCAGGCCACTGGCCCGCGCGTACTGGCTTTTATCCAGCAGGGTGGTGGTGGCGGCGCTGTAGGCCGGGCCTTGAAAAGCGTCCAGCGCGGCGGTCAATACCTCGGCCACGTAGAGATGCCAGATCGCCAGCGCATTGGTGAAATAGAGCGCCAGCACCACGGCGGTGATGAGGCCCGCGCCCAGATCGGACAGCAGCATCACCTTGCGCCGGTCGAGCCGATCGACCCACACGCCGGCCACGGGGCTGAGCAGGATATAGGGCAGGAAGCTGAAAAAGCCGAGCAGGGCCACAGTCGTCGCCGCGCCGGTCTGCTGGTAGGCCCAGATGATCAGCGCGAAGCGCGTCATGGCCGTGCCGAGACGGGACAGGAACTGACCGGTCCAGATAATGAGGAAGGTGCGATAGCCGGCATTGAGCTGATTCATAGGTGTACTCGTGGCTGTTTACGCGGAGCAAGGCGACATTCTAGCGAATGGAGCCAGATTGACGCAACCCATTAATTCATTACAATGAAGCTGTCCGTACGGAGCGCCGGTCAACCTCGGCCGGCTAATGCAAAGTAAAGGAGCACCTTATGAAGAGTCACAACTTGTTGCGCCGACGCGCCGCGATCCCGGTTATCGGCGCCTTCGTCCTGTTCGCCGTCTTGGCCGCCGTCTGGCTGCGCGCCGGGCAGACGGCCGCCC is drawn from Candidatus Promineifilum breve and contains these coding sequences:
- a CDS encoding MFS transporter — its product is MNQLNAGYRTFLIIWTGQFLSRLGTAMTRFALIIWAYQQTGAATTVALLGFFSFLPYILLSPVAGVWVDRLDRRKVMLLSDLGAGLITAVVLALYFTNALAIWHLYVAEVLTAALDAFQGPAYSAATTTLLDKSQYARASGLRSLADDGARVFAPFLAGLLIPWIGVPGILLIDVATFLVAVVTLTIVAVPGIRPTADNERSNFRREMRVGFAYIRRRPGLLGLSLLFTGSNFFAALTYYGIMPAMILARSGGDSVALGLVEGALGAAGVAGGVLMAVWGGPRRKIHGVLGVMALSFLLGDFLFAVGRDVWVWVAAAVAAAVFIPILWGSRQAIWQAKVAPEIQGRVFSVDNMMRFSLAPLGYLLAGYLADGVLEPAMMPGGALTDTFGPLVGTGPGAGMAVMFLGTATLGCLMSLSGYLFAAIRNIETDLPDHDFDPAMAATEG